In the Wyeomyia smithii strain HCP4-BCI-WySm-NY-G18 chromosome 2, ASM2978416v1, whole genome shotgun sequence genome, one interval contains:
- the LOC129719995 gene encoding GATA zinc finger domain-containing protein 14-like, producing MAYEFPKADALQCIPEFNGSKDELEAFLYHVQHFADEIPENEPQTALIYVVLLKLKGKAAAALPRIRAVTWPAVKRNLIKEFGTVQAIEVVIKQIETLRQEPNKEFNSYKRRASDIKELLDVYEDGGGNSAMEKSLRLHFIGGLRNNHLKQMARGKRNLSLDGLMEFLEEQCEECEQLADIENRMRGLDLLERQQGAQGRRWQSSPPNNNARQRENSNGNRPYQNNFNSQNKNNQRRDNNFRREDYQGANYATNARDNGGRQNFENNERSWRQNSENYPGPPPANRNNRNQNRDSPRYDNYDQNNQRNNNYSRDNRRQNNGWNRNTRGSPPWNGIVNNRASQAWRYEPGYASNREHNNSNNVNGPRAGTSGSNNYHTNSHGYNGGYNQSGQYYNQHHQPKN from the coding sequence ATGGCTTATGAATTTCCAAAAGCCGATGCATTGCAATGCATCCCCGAATTTAATGGGTCTAAGGACGAGCTAGAGGCGTTCCTCTACCACGTTCAACATTTCGCAGACGAGATTCCCGAGAATGAACCTCAGACTGCATTAATATAtgtagttttattaaaattaaaaggcAAGGCTGCAGCAGCATTGCCACGAATTAGGGCAGTAACCTGGCCAGCAGTCAAGCGAAATCTGATAAAAGAATTCGGGACTGTGCAGGCGATAGAAGTTGTGATAAAGCAAATTGAGACGTTACGACAGGAGCCAAACAAAGAATTTAACTCATACAAAAGACGCGCTTCAGATATAAAAGAATTATTAGATGTATATGAAGACGGTGGAGGTAACTCCGCCATGGAAAAAAGTCTCCGATTGCACTTCATAGGAGGTTTAAGAAATAATCACTTGAAACAGATGGCCCGTGGCAAGCGAAATTTGAGCTTGGATGGACTTATGGAATTTTTAGAAGAACAGTGCGAGGAATGTGAGCAGCTCGCTGACATAGAAAACAGAATGCGTGGTCTCGATTTACTCGAGCGGCAGCAAGGCGCGCAAGGAAGACGGTGGCAATCTAGCCCGCCGAACAATAACGCTCGCCAAAGAGAAAATTCGAATGGTAATAGACCTtatcaaaacaatttcaatagccAGAACAAAAACAATCAACGGCGAGACAATAATTTTCGCCGCGAAGATTATCAAGGGGCTAATTACGCAACAAATGCTCGCGATAACGGTGGgcgacaaaattttgaaaataatgagCGTTCTTGGAGACAAAATTCAGAAAATTATCCAGGACCGCCACCGGCAAATAGAaataacagaaatcaaaatAGAGACAGCCCGAGGTATGACAATTACGACCAAAATAATCAGAGAAACAACAACTATTCTCGAGACAATCGAAGACAAAATAATGGGTGGAACCGCAACACACGCGGGTCGCCACCGTGGAACGGGATAGTTAACAATCGCGCGTCACAGGCTTGGCGATACGAGCCAGGGTACGCATCAAATCGGGAACATAATAATAGCAACAATGTGAATGGTCCCAGAGCAGGAACATCTGGTAGCAATAATTACCATACTAACAGTCACGGCTACAATGGCGGTTATAATCAGTCAGGCCAATATTATAATCAACATCATCAACCAAAAAACTAA